Part of the Salarias fasciatus chromosome 23 unlocalized genomic scaffold, fSalaFa1.1 super_scaffold_20, whole genome shotgun sequence genome, ATGTCTATCACATCagaaagttttaaaaacattgactAATTCTGCCACTTTAAGCCTGTGTGACTGTGTTATAAGAAATGATGATTCACTCTGCATAATGACAGAAGACCTCGCTGGTCCAATCACAATTCCCACGTGGACTGACTCATTTTCTCTATCCTGGTAGTGTCAATGGGTTTAACGTCTTATTTCCCTTGAGGATACTTCATCGAAGTGAAGTAGCTCAAAAGCCCTCCAGATAAAATGGGACAGAGCTACGAACCACAGTGGGTATTTACTCACCCTCTGTCTTTCGTTCTAGGGTGTAGCTGCATGGGGATTTGTTTTCTGCTGGCTTCCACAGCACCAGGGCCGTGTTATTGTAGGTCTGGGGGACTTCAGGGGTCCCTGGACGTTTTGGGATACCTTGAGCGGGATTAGAGAGGATAGAGGAAAATGACAAACCATGTCTAAAACAGAGGGcaggtcaaacacattttagttcagccaattttcatcttgagtgggccggaccagTAAAACAGTTTCAGATAATGAAAATCTctcaaaatgctgcaaaacaacaaataacTATGACCTAAAATGACTACAGTCTCAGCGTAAAGTCAATGTTAATGATATTATCTTGTGCAAAATAGAGTTAAATTCCTTGCATTATgcatatttttccaaactcactCTGACAGCATAGCTTTGCTGGTGCACATTTAAagtagcagcattttcaaaaacttgcattaTCCCCCGTTTGCAAGGAGatggagttggagcatttttaGCTTCAACTTCTGCCAGGTAATGGGTTCTAAAGCTAGTTTGATAGCAATGAGGGAAATATCTTTCATGGAAGCGTCATCAATATCTTGGCTCGTGTCTCAAcattgtgttgtgtccactactcCTGAGAAAGTTTTGACAAAGAATCTTTCAAATTGGATTGGAGCCTGCTTGTGGTCCGGTTTTGCCCAATGGGCCTTATGCTTGATAGACTTGTGCTAAAAAGTCAATGCattattgtgtctgtctctaCCTACAGAGTCACAGCTGCCCCAATGTGAATGTTTAAATATGCCACACACTGTCTGAATTTGCAAGGAAAGAGAGACAAACTAAAACCAGATAATGTGTCCGAGTTCTGTCAATCCAAAGCAAGCCTGGTCCAAACCTCGCCGTTCTCCAGTTTCACAATGTGTTCCCATTTAGCCGAGGCGCTGGCACGGTCAATGAAGACAGAGCTCCAGGCAAAAAAACAAGCCGTctgaagtcatttttcaaactgTGCGGATCAAGTGGTAACAAATGGCAGCAGTGCTTAACGTAAGTAATGGTACACGTCCGGAGACATAACAGATGCAGCTACAAATCCACTCCATTGCACCTGACACCTGAGAAATATATTATCCATGCGAGTCTCGGCAGGCAGGATCCCAGCATTACACAAGGCACGCTTCAATATGACGTACTACGACTATAAAGCTGCAGGAAACGTGATTTGCTCCTATTAATTTAGAAATATGAGAAAATCTCAGAAATCCATTAAGCTAATCTCCTGCAAAATGATCCTCGTGACATTAATATTAATTTTCATTTGTATTAATATTAATTCTTGCGGCAGTTAAAACTCAATCATGTAAAATTCATCACAGAATGAAAACCGCTGTGAAGGGAAAATTGCGCTGATGACTGTAGAaggattttgtcttttttgtaagATAAATACTTGAGCAAGTAAAGGTAAAAGCAGAGCAAACTACTTACAGGCAATGGAAAGTGTGCAGGAGGTAGTGATGGTAGCTATGGGGTTGGTGGCGACGCATTCGTAAACTCCGGCGTGCCTGTGACTGGATTTCACGATCTTCAGAAGCTGCCTGCCGTCTGTGTGGGAGATCAGGCTGATCCAATCATCCTCCAGCGGTTTCTTATCTGGAGTACGCACAAGTAAGAGGCCAAATTAGCGTCAGTTTTTCTGCGATTTGGCGTTTCGCTCCAACGAACGCTACCTTTCATCCATGTAATCTCTGGATGCGGGCTGCCAGCCGGAAGGCAGCTCAGGGTGACGGGTTCCCCCTCCAGTAAGACGTGGTCTTTCAGTTTGATGTGGAACACCGGAGCGAAATCCGAGGCTGAGCGGATAAACTGTTGGGATTTTGTCAGAGCTTCTTCTTTGGGGACAGCCGAGGGCAAATCGGGCTGCGAGGGGGTTTTGTCTTTCTTGCTCCTCGTTAAGCCCCATCGGTCCCACCTGGacctcctctcgctctctgtggCTTTCTCGGACTGGATGCTCGAAGTGGATTCGATGGACTCTTTCGACGCAGTGGTGCTGGCTTGCTTGGCCAGCTGGTTCTCAGGGATGCCCATTCCTTTGAGCCCACGGCCTTCCGATTGGGAATGACGGTGACGGGTGAACAGCGGCGTGCTCTTTCCCTCCccatctgcttttctttcctcGGACTGACTGCGGATTTTCGCAGATATTCCCGCCACTTTGTTCTCGAACTTCTGTCGCATGGCTACCACGGGGGAATCCGTGACCTTCTGTAAATCCTTCTGactcctctctgtgtctttatCCTTTCTCTCTTCAGACTGAGTCCGTATTTTGGCAGAGATGCCCGCCACTTTGGACTCAAACTTGCGCCTCATTGCAGAAACCGATGACTCCTcagcttttttctcttccagctGCTTGCGAGCACCGTTCAGCTCTTTCGTATCCAGAGACTTGCTGCGGCCCAACGCCCATGAAACTCTCTTGCTCGCAGCTGGCTCCTGTGCCTTCATCTGCTTTTCGTCCTTTGatttctcacttttcttttcagtggAAGTTGACCGCCTGCCTCGCAAGGAAAACCTCCCGATCAGACCCATGCCGGCTTCTTGATCTTCTCCTCTTAAATCCTGAACGGACTTGGATTTCTCCTGCAGTCCTTTAGATACCATTTCAAGAGGTGCCCCCCTCGGTCCTGGCCTGTAAATCTCTTCTCCCCCTTCGACAGCCTTCCGGCTCAACACCGGTGATTTTTCCTCTGATTTGTTCCTGGTCAGTTTCCGAAGCCCGCGGGTCAAAGATGACTCGCGCTTTTTAAACCTGGCCTCAAACACTTCCTCGGAGTCGATGTCTTTGATGTCGGTTCTGAGGACTGGCTGGCGAGGCATGGCGGGAAGATCGGGGTTCGATGCCGAGGAAACGGAACCAGATCGGTCAGTAGTAGCTACTTTGGCAAACACCGCCGGGTGTTTAGGTAACGTAGGTGAATCTGTCGTGTCACTCGGTTTTTGCTTCAAGGTTTTGGATGCAACACTCTGAATGATACTTCCCccatttttttgtggtttttcatTAGGTGGTGCCTGgttttctttcccctcctcttcttcatcatcatcctcctcaatTACAATGATAGGAGTAATAACAGAAGGAGATTTCCCCTCAGATTTTTCTCCCTTTTCGATCGGGGTTTTGGTCCTGTTCTCTGTTTCTCCACCTCGGTCCTCATGCTTTTTCACATTATCCTGTTTTTGCTGTTGGTCCAGTCTCGATGGTTCAGGCAGGACAAAAGAAATTCTCTCCGTGGGTGACTCCAGAGTTGTTTGCTCCGTTAATGCAGACATGGATGTTGCCTCCTGGAGCTTCTTCCCCTCCATGCTGCTGTTACCACCAGATGGGATCTCCAAGGGGGCTCCGAACCGGCGGTGCAGAGGCATGGGCTCCGAGTCCTCCTGGGTGAAGGAGGCACTCTTGCGGAAAACTTTGGTCTTTGGCGTGTCCTCTCCGGGACTCTCCGAGGACGCCGCTCTAGTGAGTGTCGACTGCCCCGCTCTGGACTTCCTCAGATTTCGATCGAGAGACCCAGTCTGCCTTTCATTCTCCATCCCGAGCGTTTCAAACAGGGGTCCTCGCAGGCCGCTCATCTTTTTGTCCACGTTCCCCCCCCTGAGCAGCCGCTGCCTCATCAGTTCCAGCTTCAGGGCGTAATCCTCCTGGCTTAACTTTGCAGCTCCAGGGCTTGGGCTGCGATTGGGTAGCTCCATAGAAACAGCCTTTTTCAGAGTCTTGCtactgttttgtgtttcctcatttgcatttccctcctctggGTCAATGTGGAGAAGCAGTGCTGAATCAGCAGAGCTGCCTCTCCTCATTGTGGCTCGACGGCTTTTTGTCTGAGATTCTTCCGTCTCCACACTTGATCCCTTTTTAAGGGGCGCTCGCTTCACTTCTGTTTTCTCCTCGCTCGAAGTCTCCTCGTCGCTTTTCGACCTTTTACCTGCGATGGGCACGGGGCTCTTCCTTGTCCCATCAGTAACAACGCCGGGCCATCCAGTCCCGTCGTCGTCCCCGGGGATCTCATTAAGCGAGACCCTGGATCCAGAAAACACCATGGACAGAGGCATGGGAATAAAAGGAAGCTCGTCCACGTCCGCATCCGAGTCCGATGAAGAGGAGGGTGGTGGGGAACCTTCCTTGAGGTGCCGCGCTACAGCAATGGAGACGTGGCTGCAGGCGTCATTCAGGAGCTCTGGGATGGAGCGCATCACCATTTTAGATTTGTAGTTGACGAGAGACCTCTAAAAAGAAGACAACAGGGATGATTCCGATTAATATTGGCAacttttgttaaatctgctTTATGCTTGGTTTGTCAGTGCCTCTTAGTCTTTTTACTAGAGACTGGAGAGTACCTATAAGAGGACTTATTAAATGATATTCAACCTAATTAACATTCCATATgcaaatgaaatgcaaattGTAAATCAGCTGCTGTAAATTGCTTCAGCACAGCATCTAAGTTGACGATACACAAACCTCCAACAGCTCGGCAAAATAGCTGCAGGGCGCATAGTGTGGATGCAGTGGCAGCCTTGGGATGCAGGACTGTGCGCTGTGCACACTCTATAGCTCGCTGCTAATGAGCGTATCAGTCATTATCTTTAACATGTAgcattgctggtgtgtgagccctgaaactgcAGCACATAGCATTCTGGGCTAACTATCCTGGGCTAAATGTCATTGCTGGTGTTGTGCGAAGTAGCTTTTGCCTCCTTTTTatattttggcagaacataaTTTATAGTCCATTTTGcttttgtcattctcattaatattgAAGACTGTCCAAACGGCTGTTAGTATTAGTTTGTCAACCTGGCTTACCTGCCATCGCCTTCTTGACAAGACTTGCTTCAGCATTGCTGTGCTGATACTCTTGTTGGTTGGTGACTAGAAGACAAACAGGGCATCAGCACCATGGTTCAGGAATATCTACAACCACAGGTTGAACTTCTGAATGAAGGCTCACCTTGAACCAAGGATGTCGCAGGCACTCCACGGCGCTCGGCCTCCTAAGTCGCCAAGATTTCAAAAACATCAGACAATCACAGGATGACGAAACGGATCAAATGAAGTGTATTTGGTTGGACGCTTACAGTCTATCCACGACCAGAAGCTTGATGACGAATCCCTTCGCTTCTTTGCACAGGTCAGAAAACATGCTCTCCTCGAACGCCACGTTGTAGTTGCGGATGTTCAAGGCCGTGGCTCTGTCATTCTCCCCAGCGAAAGGAGACACTCCAGTCAGGCTGAAACGCAACATATACCGTCACCAGCTGCAGAATCATCCACACATGCATTGTTATTTATAGAAAAACATACCAGAGATAAGTGATGACGCCAACAGGCCTGCAGAAGAATGACATAGATgaatttccattaaaaaaagacggagatttgatttttttttttaaccctgcCTGCAGGATGGACCCACTCCTGCATGCTATTTAACAGGTGGCTCACCATATgtctgttgccgtggaaacaggaGTTTGGTTAACAATCTCCGGCGCGACATATTCTGGCGTGCCGTATTTGCAGTAGTACTCCTCCGACTTCTCCAGTTTTAACGCGTTCCCGAAGTCAGCAATGCGAATGTGGTCGTTTTGCGGACTTGACATGAGAATGTTTTCAGGCtacaacaaaataataataataataaaaaagaagccTTTGAGGGACTCATACTTTTGGTTTTGTGCTCATGCTGGTGTGGATATGTACCTTTATGTCGAGGTGAGCGATGCTTTTTTGGTGCAGATAACGAAGACCCTCCAGAATCTGCTGCACACTGCTGCGGATCTGTAACGGGAAACATCAGGAGGCTGAAACTATAAAGTCCCGTTACGTAATGACAGCGCAGTGCAGTCAGCAGAAGCGCACCAACCTCCACTTCCATCACTGTCGTCTTCTTGGCGattctctccagcagctcctcgtgACATCTTCACACAACAGttgaggaagaaagaggaaaaaaaagaaaaggtgctGCGACTCGACTGCATCGTCCAAGTGGTAGATGCATGAGCAATGAATTATAAATGAGCAACAACTCCCACACATTCGAGCTCTCGCTAATTCCACTAAGGGGGTGATGAGTCAGAGAGAAAAAGCTGTGCTGCTTCATTCATGCCTCCAGGGGAAAAGCAAAAAGACATTAGGATTAATGCTTTGGATCTTGTCCTTGAGATGCATTTGAATGCCTAATGTTTGGAAACGGAGACAGCTGCGATCAGCATGGAGGAAGGATACAGCTCGGTGATGAGCACCACCACGTTCTTCTTCTCAAACGCGTCGTGGAAGTAGAGAATCCTCTCGTTGTCCAGATCGGACAGCAGATCCATCTCCCGGATAGCCACGGCTTTCCTTTTCCCTCGGGCGCTGATGAACTTCGCCGCAAACTCGGTCTTTCCCTTCTTAAGCGACACCCTCTTCACGTATGAGAAGGCGCCCCTGCACAGAGATTAGGTTTCAGTACAActgattcttcttctttcctgatGGAAAATAAGTCTTAAGCTTTCATCTGATCTCTACTCTTTCTTCGGTTGAGCACGAGTGGCCCGAACAGACAGATCCTAGAGTCACAAAGACTACCCTACCTGTGATCCAATCAGGATCAATATTCAACCAGAGACAATTCTTACTGAAACCCTTCtgtgcaaagtatttttttctctttgggtGCCTTTCTGTCACATTTGGAAGATGAAATGAGGACATGAATTACACTTTGGCGGGTCTTGTTTTGCTCCCTGATTGGTAAACAGATTTTCCCGTCTGCCCGATTCGCGGCGAAATGCCCATCTCCACCCAGACGgaccaaaacaaatcatttgCCAggatcatttttttctccattctgtcctctctgtcaCCTTCAAACAGCGATCAGTGTCTGAAGCGAGGCGCGCTCTCACCTCCCAATCTCTTTGTGGATGTCGTAGTAATCGGTCAGGCGCCTCATCTTCCTCAGGATGGTGCCCTCGTCCTCCATTGGCTCCGCcgtctcttttctctctgcgGGGAAAACACCCACACAGGCAGCTTTACTCTGCCTGCCAGCATAGTGACAGAtggtttcatattgtggcttgtGCTCCCACACATATGGCATGCCCAAACAAGCTGATATACTCTTAACTTGAAGACGAATGTCAGCAAATAGACAAACTGGAGTTGGCTGTTGGCGTTCTGTTGAACTACGCACCTGTGTGAACCGTAAACTCGGCCTTGCAGGAGTTGGAGCCGGCCAGGTTCTTGGCAGTGCAGGTGTAAACACCGGAGTGTTCGGCGTGGGCGTTGAGGACCACCAGGGAGTATTCCGGGTCGTCGTACACGAAGGTGAAGTGGTTGCTCTCAGAGAGTTGCAAGTCATCCTGCGACGCACAAAACTGGTCAACCGTTCAGCCAAGGTGTAGATCCAAGAAAATTACGTTTGCATGATTGATGAGCACACCTTATACCAAAAGATATCGGGGTCTGGCTTCCCCTCGACGACAACAGCGAGTCGGGACGTCTCCCCAACGTCCACGTCCACGTCCTCCATGATGGTTTCAAATTTAGGAGGCACTACATGAGAAGAAAACAACGAAGATGGTctatgatttcaagtgaaaacgcaaactTTCAATGCATTTTAGGGGCCCGTTTACATGAGAACAGAGCTTCAAGCCTCTCTGGAGTTgcatgacttccagtccatgTTGTAGTTTCATCATCCATATTAGTAGTTTTAGAGCTGGAAGTCACCCATAAGAGAATGAATTAGTTATTTGTCCAGACCAGGGCCCTAGAGTCATATGTGGCTCTTTAGCTCCTCTGTATTGGCTCTCttaaaataagaacaattttCATCCTAGTATGATCTTTTTTTTGCATCCCTGACTTATTCTTAAAAGACTTTCCTGACTGAaacggttaaaaaaaatgttcctatAAAAATGGCAATGTTCAATTACTTTAAAAAGCCAGATTGCCAAAACCAGGTCAGTTAAAGAACAGCTAAAATAACTAATAAATAGAAACAAATGACCAAAAGTCAAAATAGTTATAATTAACTgaataaaatggctaaaatggcTTCACAATCTGAAACAGTAAAATGAATTTGGAATTGTATTCGGGAAACGTCTTGAATGCATGTTTAGAAAAACTACATAAAAACCTTCATCAGCTGTtatgattaaatgtgttttgtatgAATTTGGTAGAAAGTGTAAAAAACGGTTCTTTGATTGGACATGTTGCAGAGGCCTGGTTCGGGTACTTGCCACTGTATTATTCTCTAAATGCATAATTGTGGTTTTGCTAGAAAAAAATAGTCATGGTAGTGGTCTGGAATGGTAAtatcattttcactgtttctcccCTTGCCAAAATGGacaatgttttcagaaatcTGCCGTGTAAAGATGAAACTcttctattttaaaaaaaatctaaacagaGCCTTCGTCTAAGACTAGCTGCCAGGACTGAGCTGTATGTCCTTTGGATTCTCCATAAAATTCTAAATTTATCGTGTGAGCCGACCTGCCATGGCCAGCTGCAGGGTGCAGAGATCGCTCCCGAACTGGTTGCTGGCCGTGACCACGAGCTGCCCGACGTCGGTGCTCCGGACGCGCTGCAGCTTCAGGGTGTGCTGGTCGTCGTCGGGCATGCTCATCTCGTACACCCCCGGCTTACTGGCGAGCGCCACACCTCTCCTGAGGAGAACACACAGTCTGAAACCTCAGAGGGAAACTCATGTTTCATTACTTCCTTTCATTACTAATCTTACTGACGATTTAGCATCCCTTTCATTAAAAGTTAAGGTTATACGATGATGATCACATGTTTTACAGGACTGACCTTTTCCAGGTGACCACTGCATGCACGTGGTTCAGAGTGATGGTGACACTTGCAGGCTGGTTCTCAACCACGTACACAACATCAGGTTTGTCCAGAATGACCGGTGTTTTCCTCAAATATGGCCCTAAATTGAAATGACACATAGAAATAAGTATATTTTCCTGAGTGGGAATTCTTATGGCTCTTCTGTCCATGAGGTACCTCTGTCCAGGAGCTGGACTAGGTCAGTGGATGGCGATGGTTTGCTCAGCGTCTTCCCGGTGGAGGAGAGCACTCTGAAGGCGTAGCGGACTCCTTTGGAGAGTGAGGTGACGGTGTAGTTGGTGTCCCTCAGGTTGGACGCCACAACGGACCACTGGATGGAccccagaggctgctgctggaccacGTACAGCAAGGAACCCACATCTGCAAATACACAAGATGTTCAATGACGTGCCAAACAAAGGCGACGGATAAGAAATCTCAGATAATCGAAAAAGCTGAATGAATACGGTGGTGAACACTACCATGTGTTTCAAGCTTCTTTGGTTTCTTCCAGCTGAGGCTGATCGTCTTTCCTGTAATCGCCTCGATCACCGGAGGGCCATCAGGAGGGTCCGGAACGATGTCTGTTTCAGGACGTCGGCAGATGGTGAACATCTCATCATGGATCGACGACAGTGTCAAAAATCCGGCGTCTGTACTGACCTGTGACGTACAGGTGAGCGTAGCACGCGGCTTTGCCCACCTTGTTGGAGATGACCGCCTTGTAGACGCCCCCGTGAGCGTGACACGCGCTCCGGATGGTCAGGTTGTGGACATCCCTGTCTGGAGAACAGACATAAATGTCACATAAATCCTGCCGAAGACTTCTCAGCGGGGTTTGTAATGTGTGCTTACGCTGAGTCATTTTCCGCTCCTCGCTGCTCTCAATGCGTTTGCCCTTGTGGTACCAGGCGATGGTTGGGTAGGGCAGGCCCGTCACCCTGCACTTCAGGACGGCCTCTTTGCCTTCAATGACTTCCACGTCTGCCAGGGGTTTGACGAAGTCTGGCATGGTCCTCTTTTCCATCTCGCTCTCCAGCACCTCAGGCTCCTCGGGGATGGATGGCATCTTCTCCAACTTTGCCCTGAAGGAAGTTGAGaattttttcttattattttttactTCCTGTGATTATAGTGTTATTCATCCTCTTTGAAATCACTCGTCCTACATGTGCGAGGCGATGGCAGCCCGTGGTTCCTGCATGTACAGCTCAGCGGTGCATTCAGCCTTCCCGTGAATGTTTTGGGCGACTGACGTGTAGAAGCCTTCCGTGTCGCCGCTAACGTGGGCGATGACGAGCGAGTGCCGACCCCCCTCCTGAAGGATGCGAATGTTATCGCTCTCCTCCACCCGTGTCTCTGAAAGAACATGAAAGAATCCGTCGTGAAGAGCCCAGAAGAGTCATtcacttgggaaaaaaaaaaaaaaaaaatcccaaacgCCCCCGTGCAGATTCTTACCGAAATGCATCCATGTGACTCGCGGAGCGGGCGATCCGCTCACCTTGCAGTCAAAACGCGCGGTGCGTCCTTCGATCACTTCCAGGATGTCCAGCTTACGAGTGAATAGAGGCTCTTTGGAGGGGGTGACTTTTAGGCTGGCACTTGAGGTCAGCTCCTCTGTAAATCcaaaagaaaatgtctcactCATAAACCACTGTCTCTCTTGTAGTCTTTGAACTCTCCTGATCTTGATCCACCTGCTTGAGTGGATCATTGCTGAGTTGATACAAGACCTTtatctgtctgtcctatctcttTCTATTCCCTCACcacaaccggaacagcagaaagccgccacctctgagcctggctctgcaaaggtttcttccttttgaagGGGAGTTTTTCCTTTACACAGTTgtttatgcttgctcatgtggatctgttgggtttttttttacaacggactgtactcaacatagtcctaagctttacttcttgCTGTCTCATGcaagctgttgccaaagctgtctgtccctgggagtgggatccctccatactgtggttctccccaagatttcttcttttcccactgtgtttttggagttttttcttgccggatgtgagggtctaaggcggtggttgcttcgttttgtctcgttactgtgaatttgacatattaacattatgcttattcactgtttttatttttaccaaccaatgtaacatcttgaagccctctgaggcaactgttgttgtgatactgggctatacaaaaataaattgattgattgattaatttttTATGTTAAGATCAGTAGCGGCCGGTGGTGGAAGAGCTTGTTTCGTTCGCCTACACCATCAGCGGCGGGCGATGTggcgttaattcacttccgcattggcggaggcgctcgtttccatacccgcgcattccaggcgggcagtgttgaagaaaccagtttattaaaaataatcgttgcctactttttgtgttgtttggaatgcgccttgaATGCGCGGATGTGGAAACGAGCACTCCCGTCAATacggaagtgaattaacaccgCACCGCCCGCCGCTGACGGTGTAGGTGAACGAAACaagctctcccaccacctgcgCCCCGCTCCACCAGCCGCTACTGGTTAAGATGTCTAGAAAATCTGGTCCAATACTGCAGCGTGTAATTGTAAAAGATCCCCAATGCAGGGATTACTGTTCATGGAATTTGGCAAGTACTCATATCAATACTTAGTTTTGGCAAGTAGCTAAAGGGAAGCACTTGTCCTAG contains:
- the LOC115383840 gene encoding striated muscle preferentially expressed protein kinase, whose amino-acid sequence is MGTKRIGRVGERDAGFHSNGALPSALSCCHYGSEVFRSCRKQSYDSETTEDETTEPQMETKEGSGRHQDKAGRRAPPGEGGRMMDYNPDAPDRRATLPGSYDPVVERELRALGSRPPGSHLDPANPARTQTVDESSQSPHPPLSTHRNSINSPKRDPDEAKATAPQSSGVTMTPKLARAGPKIFEKVRAYEQRRASVDLPGGAASFDSDERGGAAQKRGAFKQRASSLEDKTSYSQRLQGYQSKFAEELQRIKKLVGKPSLKKAFSTEQLSQRDRLATGKLEPIPPQVVQKLEARERALEGKRAGEQDGDGMLPISPQAQGRGPGNQSSRPARNETTRSDSPGKPADGSSPGGTGKISVAMETAPVHQLPGQPLPTATRTGLGREADKEVLVATSSKSSTLSTDLGIDSKRDTKMDNTRDTSTKRASPVSARESVLQCPAKPPRLSSSPVPSISPLLKRRKAEGGRTSPASKAVSVPTILVEDEPMEAEESIAQRGNDGRKSRRKEGEVHKSKKDASPDEGASSDDEPAEVPRFKKAPEDTTAPRGSEVTLRCIVSGSPPPTVTWRKNNVEIRTDAFHAVRSEGEHHSLVVKEMRPSSAGSYCVTAVNAAGRASRGATLYIQSEPSITRRGKTAPVQSDEDCLSPQQEVMELGESPSLSKRVHFKEPPSFQVAPCDQLVPEGQDVVISAKVRGQPKPMVYWSKDGVPVKMAGRFAVREIEDDTSELVIGSAQRSDTGRYVCKIVNEYGSEQAECRVELRAAAQTALGISRQVKDVAVRAGESATFECHVTGPPDMDVDWLSNGKLIQPALLNCKMHFDGRRCRLMLNSVHEDDSGTYTCKLSTAKEELTSSASLKVTPSKEPLFTRKLDILEVIEGRTARFDCKVSGSPAPRVTWMHFETRVEESDNIRILQEGGRHSLVIAHVSGDTEGFYTSVAQNIHGKAECTAELYMQEPRAAIASHMAKLEKMPSIPEEPEVLESEMEKRTMPDFVKPLADVEVIEGKEAVLKCRVTGLPYPTIAWYHKGKRIESSEERKMTQHRDVHNLTIRSACHAHGGVYKAVISNKVGKAACYAHLYVTDIVPDPPDGPPVIEAITGKTISLSWKKPKKLETHGNVGSLLYVVQQQPLGSIQWSVVASNLRDTNYTVTSLSKGVRYAFRVLSSTGKTLSKPSPSTDLVQLLDRGPYLRKTPVILDKPDVVYVVENQPASVTITLNHVHAVVTWKRRGVALASKPGVYEMSMPDDDQHTLKLQRVRSTDVGQLVVTASNQFGSDLCTLQLAMAVPPKFETIMEDVDVDVGETSRLAVVVEGKPDPDIFWYKDDLQLSESNHFTFVYDDPEYSLVVLNAHAEHSGVYTCTAKNLAGSNSCKAEFTVHTERKETAEPMEDEGTILRKMRRLTDYYDIHKEIGRGAFSYVKRVSLKKGKTEFAAKFISARGKRKAVAIREMDLLSDLDNERILYFHDAFEKKNVVVLITELCHEELLERIAKKTTVMEVEIRSSVQQILEGLRYLHQKSIAHLDIKPENILMSSPQNDHIRIADFGNALKLEKSEEYYCKYGTPEYVAPEIVNQTPVSTATDIWPVGVITYLCLTGVSPFAGENDRATALNIRNYNVAFEESMFSDLCKEAKGFVIKLLVVDRLRPSAVECLRHPWFKSPTNKSISTAMLKQVLSRRRWQRSLVNYKSKMVMRSIPELLNDACSHVSIAVARHLKEGSPPPSSSSDSDADVDELPFIPMPLSMVFSGSRVSLNEIPGDDDGTGWPGVVTDGTRKSPVPIAGKRSKSDEETSSEEKTEVKRAPLKKGSSVETEESQTKSRRATMRRGSSADSALLLHIDPEEGNANEETQNSSKTLKKAVSMELPNRSPSPGAAKLSQEDYALKLELMRQRLLRGGNVDKKMSGLRGPLFETLGMENERQTGSLDRNLRKSRAGQSTLTRAASSESPGEDTPKTKVFRKSASFTQEDSEPMPLHRRFGAPLEIPSGGNSSMEGKKLQEATSMSALTEQTTLESPTERISFVLPEPSRLDQQQKQDNVKKHEDRGGETENRTKTPIEKGEKSEGKSPSVITPIIVIEEDDDEEEEGKENQAPPNEKPQKNGGSIIQSVASKTLKQKPSDTTDSPTLPKHPAVFAKVATTDRSGSVSSASNPDLPAMPRQPVLRTDIKDIDSEEVFEARFKKRESSLTRGLRKLTRNKSEEKSPVLSRKAVEGGEEIYRPGPRGAPLEMVSKGLQEKSKSVQDLRGEDQEAGMGLIGRFSLRGRRSTSTEKKSEKSKDEKQMKAQEPAASKRVSWALGRSKSLDTKELNGARKQLEEKKAEESSVSAMRRKFESKVAGISAKIRTQSEERKDKDTERSQKDLQKVTDSPVVAMRQKFENKVAGISAKIRSQSEERKADGEGKSTPLFTRHRHSQSEGRGLKGMGIPENQLAKQASTTASKESIESTSSIQSEKATESERRSRWDRWGLTRSKKDKTPSQPDLPSAVPKEEALTKSQQFIRSASDFAPVFHIKLKDHVLLEGEPVTLSCLPAGSPHPEITWMKDKKPLEDDWISLISHTDGRQLLKIVKSSHRHAGVYECVATNPIATITTSCTLSIACIPKRPGTPEVPQTYNNTALVLWKPAENKSPCSYTLERKTEGDSNWLTVATGITDCYYNVTDLPSRDAFKFRVCCVNKAGQGPYSNCSDVIRLDSTAGGASPTIAVVKTAPTPQERAVISPSTTVSTTTSVKDAEPPPQTAPVSPATVSPLPSSTTLKASPPFILPKPQSPVNVVTPMTQVPPTLPSPLLVTPPPTPTKPVVASVPTYVPTTTARVAPTPVSFSPQVLQTSSLSPIGDGASTPNRGTPSGRTTTALRQGVPQKPYTFLDEKARGRFGVVRECRENSTGKIYMAKIIPYVQENKQAILKEYEILKSLHNEKIMALHEAYVTPRYLVLVAEYCTGKELLYSLIDRFRYSEDDVVGYLVQILQGVEYLHNRRVLHLDLKPDNILVTNLNAIKIVDFGSAQSFNPLSLKHQDSGLGTLEYMAPEMVKGEVVGPPADIWSIGVVVYIMLSGRLPFEDKDPQRVESKILMAKFDPTKLYSNVSQSASTFLKKMLSSYPWARPTTRDCFTNAWLQDSYLMKLRRQTLTFTSGRLKEFLVERQCCRSEDATKHKVLLRTYQSSPQSPHVHK